In the genome of Blastocatellia bacterium, the window GAAGTTTCCAGCGTGCGGTGGCGGTGACGAGAATGGATGGCAGAGAAGTAGTGCAAGTGAATCCCGGTGGAATTCCCGATAATCCCTTCGGCGTGAGTTTGCCTGTTGATGCGACGCTCATTCCTTTCCTGATCCTCTTCCTGGCCACCGGCATTGCTTCGGCCATCGCCGAGAAAGTCATCGGTCGCATTTCGCTCGGGCCGAAGGGGCGATGGGATCGCTTCTCGTTGTTGCTTCTCAACCTCGTTCAAAGTAGCGGTTCGACGTTTCTCGTGGTGACGACTCTTTTCTGGTCGCCACAGTTTTGCCACGTCGTGGCCGGCGGGCTTGTCAATCTGCTCGGCATTGTGATTGCCTGGACTGGAATTCTCATCCGACTGCGAGCCAAGCGCGTGCTCGGTCGCTTTTTCACGGCCCGCGTGGCGATTCTTCCCGATCACCGCCTGGTCGAGGAGGGACCTTATCGTCTGATCCGTCATCCGGGGTACCTGGGCGCGCTGCTCATTTATCTCGGTCTCCCCCTCAGTGTCGGGCACTTCTGGGCTATTCTGTGGCTTTGGCTTCCGACGCTGGCAGCAATGATCTACCGTATCGTGGTGGAAGAGCGGGCGCTCATCGAAGGGTTGGGCGATGTCT includes:
- a CDS encoding isoprenylcysteine carboxylmethyltransferase family protein is translated as MDGREVVQVNPGGIPDNPFGVSLPVDATLIPFLILFLATGIASAIAEKVIGRISLGPKGRWDRFSLLLLNLVQSSGSTFLVVTTLFWSPQFCHVVAGGLVNLLGIVIAWTGILIRLRAKRVLGRFFTARVAILPDHRLVEEGPYRLIRHPGYLGALLIYLGLPLSVGHFWAILWLWLPTLAAMIYRIVVEERALIEGLGDVYRQYQARTARLIPHLW